The region TGTAGGAATGTTAATGCCAAGTGATATTCCCCTTCCTGGGCCACTTCCTGGACAAGTGTAAGTTCCTTTAGGTTTTAAAACCTTTGCATGGTAGCTAAGACATAATCTTGGACAAGTATTTTGAACAGGAAAACATTTCTCAAGCACCTTAACATTGATGCTCTAATTAGTTTTTTTGTAGCTCATAAAGTCTGAGTCCAAAAAATATTGATATAAGCAGAATATCATGGTGATTCCAATTTACTCAGAATTTGGTCATAATAATTTCAAGTTTAGAGAAATTTAATAATATGAAAACATCACTAAAGATTCATCACATTGCTACAGTATGCTTCAGTCATTTGCTCAAAATTAGTTCAAACAATGTTTGCCTAATTTAAGGAACAGATAGTCTTAGATCTTGAAGCATACTTTTagaaataatagttattattgttgtatcTCCTTAGGCCCTTGCCCCCTGGCTTGATCCCTCCAGGACCACCCCCGGGTCCTCCCCCAACACTTGCTTCAGGGCTTGCCCCACCTGGTCCCCCTCCTGGACCCCCGCCTGGTATGCCTCCCATGAACATCCCCCCACCCCTACCTCCAGGAACAGTGCCTGGCGATGTAGAGGACAAGTCTCATGATAATGACAGTGACAGTGAAGGGAGCACCAGTGAATCAGGTGGGGAACAAGAGGAGTATGATCCAGCAAAACCCCTAGAAAGACTGGAGGGAGATAATGCCGATCAGGAGGGAGAGGATCAAGGTGACAACACGGATGAAGAGATGGATACTGGAGGTAATTTAATACTTAGTTGTATACTTCAAAAATCAAAGGGTGGGAAACTTGTATGATTTTCTAACGTGCATGACTCAGTTTTACCTGTCAACCTGTAAAAGTCCCCAATACAAAAAAGTAGGTGTCAAATGGGTTGATAAGGGTAAAAATGCCACTCTAAAAATAAACAGCTGCAATTCTGAGCATTATCCATTTGTTAGCGCCAAGGGGTTTCCTTTCTCCCTACTAACagttacattattttttctgctgtctaaagatttgaaaaatgaaagtaaaattatATAAATACAGAGGTAAAACCTAATAAGCAGATTCCAGGATAGAGGTAATGACTGTTTACCATGTCAATTTCTTCCCCTCTCAGAAGCAAATGAGCGACAAAGAACTGTTAGATTTGCTGATGAAGTTGAACAGAGTGAAGACCTGTTAAAAGGCTCAAATACTTCTTCAATTCAAGATTTTCTGCTTAAAATGGCTGGCCAGCCTCTTCCAGAAAATCAGGTATGAGTACTAAAATCAATCTGTAGCAATTTAGGTTGTTTCACCAACAAGTGGTTCATAGCTAGGGCCTGGTTTGAATAGAAATTTCTGTTGAATTTGCAGGAGTGGTACTTGGAGTGTAttgggacttttgagaaaaactAAAGCATTATTAATTCATACAAGGCAACCGGATAGTTTATCTTGTCCTGTGTAAGCAAACCATGTCACCGGTTTGGCTTTCAACACTCTCTTATCAGTACTCATCCTTGGTAGAATAATAAGTGCAGTGATAACATCAGGCATGAAgccaaaaataatatttaatggTGTGGTAATGTAAGTTTTGTTATGGTCTCCAAGCAATGCTAATATCAAAGGTTTGTTTCCTCTGCTCAGTGTCAAATGTAAGTTGAAATGAAGTCCTTCcatgaaacaaattaattctttgtttgtcgTAGGGAGAAGCAGAGGATCAAGGCGATGGAACAAAGAAAGGCTCATTACAGGGAATTATTCCTCAACCTCCTGGTCCTCCACCGGGCCTCCCCCCTGGTCAGCTTCCCCTAGGAAGTCAACAGCCTGGAGCTCTTCCAATCCAACCCAACTTTCCCATCAGACCACCACCGAGAATGTTCCCGCCCGGTCCCCCACCTGGAAGACCACCTGGTCCTCCCCCAGGTATGCCAGGCATGGGTCCTCCAGGTCCACCTCCAGGGCTACCTCCCAATTTGATGCCACATGTAATGGCAAGAGGACCAAGACCTTTGATGCAACAACCAATGCCATTACCACCACCAA is a window of Acropora palmata chromosome 11, jaAcrPala1.3, whole genome shotgun sequence DNA encoding:
- the LOC141897336 gene encoding WW domain-binding protein 11-like, producing the protein MGRRSISTTKSGKFMNPTDQARKEARKRELKKNKKQRKMVREAVLKSKDPRRILEEIEKIETLENDAGPVPLPNDKALKDKKRKLKETLDRMLSLLEKDDPSHSSQLKQLIADSEIKRLQAQMSANELRQKALAEEAHLPGEIPLPPNIPLPHTGMLMPSDIPLPGPLPGQVPLPPGLIPPGPPPGPPPTLASGLAPPGPPPGPPPGMPPMNIPPPLPPGTVPGDVEDKSHDNDSDSEGSTSESGGEQEEYDPAKPLERLEGDNADQEGEDQGDNTDEEMDTGEANERQRTVRFADEVEQSEDLLKGSNTSSIQDFLLKMAGQPLPENQGEAEDQGDGTKKGSLQGIIPQPPGPPPGLPPGQLPLGSQQPGALPIQPNFPIRPPPRMFPPGPPPGRPPGPPPGMPGMGPPGPPPGLPPNLMPHVMARGPRPLMQQPMPLPPPRPGMRPPGLPSGMVLPLPHGAVLSAPPTFISKPPMANPASDGEKGATISKEGTATISAKPQLRNTQAELTKLVPTALRIKRDQPKNKAKLRSSGVAQETVDNISQVSQPKVAETATKDDAYALFMKEMQGLL